One Azoarcus sp. DN11 DNA segment encodes these proteins:
- the purN gene encoding phosphoribosylglycinamide formyltransferase, whose translation MKSIVILISGRGSNMEAIVNAAIPGARIAAVISNRADAKGLEFAAAHGIRTAVVDHKAFASREAFDAALAETIDAHGADLVVLAGFMRVLTDGFVRRYEGRLLNIHPSLLPSFPGLHTHRRAIEAGVRAHGATVHFVTPELDCGPVVIQAVVPVLPGDDEARLSARVLGQEHRIYPQAVRWFVEGRLTITAQGQVIVHDEAVDEAGWTIPALDRALGDGACDSRRS comes from the coding sequence ATGAAGTCCATCGTCATCCTCATTTCCGGTCGCGGCAGCAACATGGAAGCCATCGTGAACGCGGCCATCCCCGGCGCGCGCATCGCCGCGGTGATCAGCAACCGCGCCGATGCCAAGGGGCTCGAATTCGCCGCGGCGCACGGCATCCGGACCGCCGTCGTCGATCACAAGGCGTTCGCCTCGCGCGAAGCCTTCGACGCCGCGCTCGCCGAGACGATCGACGCGCACGGCGCCGATCTCGTCGTGCTGGCGGGCTTCATGCGCGTGCTGACGGACGGTTTCGTGCGCCGCTACGAAGGGCGCCTCCTGAACATCCATCCGTCGCTGCTGCCGTCCTTCCCCGGCCTGCACACGCACCGGCGCGCGATCGAGGCGGGCGTGCGCGCGCACGGCGCGACGGTGCATTTCGTGACGCCGGAGCTCGACTGCGGGCCGGTCGTGATTCAGGCCGTCGTGCCCGTGCTGCCCGGGGACGACGAAGCCCGCCTGTCGGCGCGCGTGCTCGGGCAGGAGCACCGCATCTACCCGCAGGCCGTGCGCTGGTTCGTCGAGGGCCGGCTGACGATCACCGCGCAGGGCCAGGTGATCGTGCACGACGAAGCGGTCGATGAGGCCGGGTGGACGATCCCGGCGCTGGATCGTGCCCTGGGGGACGGAGCTTGCGACAGCAGACGGTCCTGA